AAAGAggtctactttatttatttcagctttttcagacagggtctcacgctGTAGGCCTGCAACTTACTGTGtcgcccaggctggcctcagatttgagttgatccttttgcctcagcctcctgagttgctGGGGTTACAGTGGGCTGTTGTGCTTGATGACTCTAGCTAGTATGCTCGAGTACTGGGAGTCTGCTAAGTTTTCTTACCTGAGCGTTCTCCGGGTTCTTGAAACTCCTTTGCCTCTGGAACACTGAGAACGTTGGCTCCGCCAGTGTTGCCAGTTCATGTTTGCCTCTTAGCAAATTGAGATGGACTTTTACTTCCCTTTACTTTGCCACAGATTCTGATTCCGGGTCTGACTCAGACTCTGACCAGGAGAACGGTGCTTCTGGCAGTAATGCCTCTGGCAGCGAAAGTGACCAAGACGaaagagatgactcaggacaGCCCAGTAACAAGGAACTGTTTGGAGATGACAGTGAGGAGGAGGGGGCCTCTCATCACAGTGGCAGCGACAATCACTCTGAAGGGTCAGACAACAGGTCAGAGGCTTCCGAGCGATCCGACCACGAGGATAATGAGCCCTCTGATGGAGATCAGCACAGTGGATCTGAAGCCCAcaatgatgaggatgatgagggTCACAGATCAGATGATGGGAGCCACCACTCAGAGGCGGAAGGTTCCGAAAAGGCCCAGTCAGATGATGAAAAGTGGGACAGAGAAGATAAGAGTGACCAGTCGGACGACGAAAAGATGCAGAACTCTGACGACGAGGAGCAGGAGCAAGGGTCTGATGAAGACAAGCTACAGAACTCCGACGATGACGAGGAGAAGATGCAGAACACAGATGATGAGGACCGGGCCCAGCTTTCTGATGATGACAGACAACAACTGtctgaggaggaaaaggggaattCTGATGATGAGCACCCTGCGGCTTCTGATAATGATGATGAGAAGCAGAACTCGGACGATGAGGACCGGCCACAGGTGTCCGATGAGGAGAAGATGCAGAACTCCGATGATGAAAGGCCACAAGCTTCAGATGAAGATCGAAGGCAGTCAGATGATGAAGAGGAGCAAGACCAGAAGTCAGGTAAAGATTCCCGGGAACCCGTGCTGCTCAGTGGAAACATCTGGGCCCCGCCACGCTCCCTTCTTGCTTCtttctaaagattttttaaaaaatcttactttATGTGGCTGGGTATGTTCCCTGCATGCCAATctctgcaccacatgcatgcacgcagtgtccatggaggccacgagtctggaactgcagttacaccAGTTTGTGTCCCACCacgttgttgctgggaattgaaccctggtcctctggaagagcagctggtatttttaactactgagccatctcttcattaCTTTTATTTCCGTCTTTAttatcctgtttttaattttcattttctcctcttctaTCCTTTTACTTTCACCTTTTAAAACCTTAACTCTCTGCATTCTTTAAATTTCCGTTTGTTTTTACTGTCTTCCCCTTCCATTCATAAACCGACCAGATCAGAGAAAAGTACTAAAGAGCAGTCTTTGAGATGAGTAGTGCTAGAGAAGCCAGATGAACTGAGTTAGTTCCATTTTCCTGGGCAACTAACAAGCACACATGCAACAGATTTGCCTACAGTTAACTGATGGCATCATTGAACTATCCTGTACAATATAGTACTGAGGTATGGGTACCATGTTCCAtgttagcgtgtgtgtgtgtgtgtgtgtgtgtgtgtgtgtgtgtgtgtgtttgtgtgtgtgtttgtgtttaataATGGTTGTATGTATGGATTCATGTGTgggtggaggtcataggacagcAGAGCACAGTAACCATATAGCCTGATTTTTGTCTATGGGTTCCCTTTATAATTGTTGGTTAGCTCAGCTCTAATCAATACCTTCTTCATatagaatttgaaaatattttagactTTGTAGTATATAAGTCACCCCACTTAGGTTGAAGTCTTTCTCAAGTGGCATATGGATTGCTTCGTTTCTGTAGGTGATCAGACATGTTAAATTACAGTTTGGTTCTATCCCAAGAAGCTTAAGTACAAAGGGAGATTTGCTCCTGTAATATCTCACGATGGGGATTCAGAACCACATTTGGACTTCTTTTTAGAAGAGGGCATGATATTTCCCAATATGGGTATAAATCTGCATAGACTGTGCATGGGGTTTCATAAGTACTTAGTAACTAGTGCAGAATAGGATTCTTCATGAGGCTCATACAATATTGACAAAGAACAGGTCAGAGAgaatcttcttttttgttttgtttgagacaaggactTAGATAGCCcagactgtctctgtctcccaagttctgggattacagtcttGTGCCACCACAATCAGCTCTtcatgaagttttttgttttgttttttgagactgggtttctctgtggctttggagcttgtcctggaactagttcttcttgtaaacaaggctggtctcgaactcacagtgatccgcctgcctctgcctcccgagtgctgggactaaaggcatgcaccaccaccgcccagcttcatGAAGTTTTTAAGGGAAGTAATTATACCATCTAGAAAATAgtcatagatttttctttctcacgGTTTTGCCTTTCTTGTTTAATGTGTCTGTGTAATTTAATCATAAATTTCAATACTGATTTTCTCATCTCAATCAAAAGTTTTTGGTTTTAGAAATCCatgttcttaaaaaataataattctttggagacaggatcttgtagTTTAGCATAGGTTAGCTGTGAACTCATAATCCTACGGTCATGGTTCagctatctttaaaaattaatacatggcccagcacttgggaggcagatgcaagtagatccctgtgagttcaaggccaacctggcctacataacaagttccagccAGGGTACAAAGTCTTTACctaccctgtctttttttttttttttttttttttttttttttttttttttagtgtgagagtgtgtatctctctgtgtgtgtgtgtgtgtgtgtgtgtgtgtgtgtgtgtgtgtgtgtgtgtgtggtaagatTGACTTTATATTgttggttttggagacaaggtctctctgtataTCCCTGATCAGCCTGGAATTTAttgcatagcccaggctagccttgagtttgctgccctccttctgcctctgcttctgaactGTTAGTATTACAgtcctgcaccaccacacctggctttatttccccattgtattttttttttctttctttttttgtgatggGCCTTGGCCATGCCAGACACATATTCTCATGCTTGAACTATACCTCCACCCTTTTGTTTGTGTGCACTTTAATTAGTGTTGACATGTTTGTAGATTTATGCAGCAACCACCATTATGATACAGGACAGCATGTTATGAGACACATTTTATAGCTACATCCTTGCCTGTACCTAACCTCATCAGCTACTGATCTGTTCTATCCCTTTGCTCTTGTCTCCTTGTGTTCCTGTCTCATTAGTTATAGGATGACAGGCACTGTCTCTGCCAGGCTACGTTTTCTTTGACTTAGCAGAATGCATTTTATACTGATACAAATTGCTACATGTGCCATCCTTTTCTATTCATTGCTGAACTGGATTACATTGCACGAATGTTGCAGTTTCTCTATAAAGCTTGGATGTGCTTATGCACACTTCCTAATTCTGCTTTTTCAGAATCTGCCAGAGGCAGTGACAGTGAAGATGAAGTTTTACGAATGAAGCGCAAGAATGCAATTCCCTCTGATTCGGAAGCGGATAGTGACACTGAGGTGCCCAAAGGTAACCCTGTTTCTTTTGTGCCCATGTCTAGTTCATAACTCTGTGCTTTTAACTGTGGTGTACTCCCAAGCCTCAAGACTGCATGACTCAcggaaggctgtgtgtgtgtgctcagtgtACTCTGCAGCTCACACGGTTAAGAACCTGTTTCTTTGTTTACAGTTTGAGTGGccttctggggggtggggggctgagcCTCTGGTCCATTTGGGAGTGACACTGTGTTCTTCAGTCTGAATAAGGATAGTTCTGAACTGACTGCCCTTACTGTTCTCAGACTTTAACAATTTCCTAGGTGATGAAGGAGTGGCCTTTGACTGGGTTACACGAAGAGCTCCATTCAAATAAATGCGGGTTACGGCTGTTGTAAAGGTAGAGATGCTCATCTGTAACCTGTTTGCAGACAGCAGATGGTCACACAGTGAAGATGTTAGCATGGAAATTACAGCAGTccagatgggtggtggtggtgcacaccttcagtccctgggaggcagaggcaggtggatctctacaaatgagttccaggacatccaggacagagaaaccctgtctcgaagaagaaacaacaacagaaaaaaaagttacagCAGACACGATTGTGATAGATGCTTGGCTATATGCAGGTGTTACTATGCTGCATGGTAATTAGGCATCACTCCAAAGGTTCGAGAAATTATCTTAAGGAACACAGTAACTAAGGCAGATATTTAGAGGGTCAGCTATAGAGAAAAGGAACACTAGACAAAATAGCAAACTCCAGGGTTTACTTAAATGTCTGCTTAGTAGTTCCATGAGTGCACTTTGGGATCAGATAACCTGCTGTGTTTGGTCCATCAAATTTCTTgctagttttttcttttctctctctctctctctctctctctctctctctctctctctctctctcttaatagTTCTagttaaggaacaagcttgtttcacatgtaagtcccttctccctctccctcccctcacccccatccctcctccgctagttttttttaagatataaaatgGGGTGATGCAGACCCTCTTGCACAGTTGTGAGAATTAGGTAGGCTGCGTCTACTGTTTCATCTTGTTCACTGTTGTTTTTTTGAGGCTCTGCTGAATACCGCGACTGTTCTAGACACTGGGAGTATAGCCATGTTTGAATTTGCCAACCGGTACCTAGGCATGCAGATTGATGAGACAATTAAACCTCACACGTACAGTAGTTGGATGGGTTATGAGCTGAGAAGGGAATACTGAGGGAGCTGGCAGGCAGGGACATGTTCCTGTTTTATCATACAGTGAACTTCAGTACTATGGTCCCCTTTGCCTTGCTGCCCAGCAATTTTATTCTTTGCCACATCTCTGTAACTCAGTCTCATAGTTTTATCCTAGATCATATCTTTACCAGTAATCCCAATTTCTCTGATCTCAGTTTTAAACAGATGGCTCTCTGACCActcatctgtctttctgtttACTTGCTGTTTTGATGGGTACCTCAGTGATGTTCTGCCTGTGAGGGTGGGGCCTGGCTAAACACAGATGTGTAACTCTGACATAGAATGTATTAGCCCACATATGAGGGTCTAGCATGGGAGAAACAATTTCCTGGACAATAAGGGAAAATAGAAGAAGGATtcggaagaaggaagaggagcttCCTGTTCTTGTGCCtgtctctgcacacacatgccaccGTGCCtgtctctgcacacacatgccaccatgcctgtctctgcacacacatgccaccatgcctgtctctaCACATATATGCCACAGTGTCTGTCTCTGCACACATGAGCCACAATGCTTGTCTCTCCACACACATGTTACAGACTTAGGTTTGAGCCATTCTGTGGAGCTGGCCCAGAGCTCTTGGGGATATTAAAGTGAAGAATGGGTGTTAACACTCTATATTTTTTCCTTCTGCACTGAAGACAATAATGGAACCATGGATCTGTTTGGAGGTGCAGATGACATATCTTCAGGGAGTGATGGAGAAGATAAGCCCCCtactccaggacagcctgtggTAAGTCAGAGTACTAGTGTGAGCTGGCCAATATTCAAGTGAGGCAAAGTCTCAGGGgtaagggtctctctctctctgagaagaGGAAGTCGCTAGCTGAACTGTTGTATGAAAATACAGTGAGGAGATGACGTCCTGTAGGAAACTTGGCtacaaggaggagtagatgtggCTGTGGCTGACATGAGGTGGTGCTGTGCCTCACAGCTTGAGATCATGAGGACCCGGCATTTGAGAACCTTTCACTTAATTGTTTTTCTCATTCATGCAAGTAAATGTGTGCTgtaggggctggagtgatggctcagcagttaagagcactgaggacccaagttcaattcccagcacccacatggcagctcacaactgtctgtgactccagttccaggggatctgacaccctcataccaatgcatattaaataaaatgttttaaaaaatgtgtgctgtcttaataatttttctttcattcctttctttttaattttttttaaagattttatttatttatcatgtatacaacattctgcttctatgtgtatctgcacaccagaagagggcaccagatctcattacagatggttgtgagccaccatgtggttgctgggaattgaactcaggacctctggaagagcagtcagtgctcttaacctctgagccatctctccagcccctttctttttaattttttaaagtttagtttTGGAAATaggaccttgctatgtagcccaggctggtctcagactcaccaTGTGGTAACAGTCTTCTCTGATACCATTAGAGTGTTTGTGTTGGTGCTGACTGATCTGAACATTTCTGTCCATGAAGGTTTGGAAGATACTAGATCACAATGCTCTGTGTTGGCACAGCCAGCCTTGTCTTGCTTTTCCTGAGATGGTCTGCAGACAGATGAGTAGTGTTGAGGACTGAGGGTACATTAGCCCTAAGATAATATCTCAGTATGGttcttgctgggcatggtggctcatatttgtaatcccagtacttggaaggttgaggcaggaggatttcagtaAGTTCTAGGACCGCCTGGATGACagagtgagatactgtctcaaatgaaacaaagaacaaaataaaaaccacaaagaacataacaataaaaaccaaacagtgTTTCTTGCTCTCTTGAGTAATAAAATGTGGAGCTTGAACCCTAACCCTGATGCCTGGTCCCCACAGCTCTAACATTCTGCCTTCTTACACTAGGATGAAAACGGCTTGCCTCAGGATCAGCAGGAGGAGGAGCCAATACCTGAGACCAGAATAGAAGTAGAAATCCCCAAAGTAAACACTGACTTAGGAAACGACTTATATTTTGTTAAACTGCCCAACTTCCTCAGTGTGGAGCCCAGGTAAGGAAAATCAAGATGCCTTCTGGGTATTGGCTGGAAATATGTGGGTattaaccaggtggtggtggtgcacacctttgatcccagtactcctgagacaaaggcaggtggatttctatgagttagaggccagcctggtctacaaagtttcaggacagccaagggctgttacacagagaaaccctgtctcaaaaagaaaagaagagaattaTGTGGgtatatgtgaatgtgttttgctttctttcattgaGTTGATGAACATTTATATGTCTGAAAAAGTAAATCAAGCATCCTGCTACAAAAAGCATGGCCTAGTGTTTAGGGAGACTCCCTGATTGTGGCTGTTGTTAGCAATTTGATACTCTCTTATGAATGAGGGGACACCAAGTCTCCAAGATACTTAGTAACTCCTGAAGTGAGAAGCAGT
This genomic stretch from Cricetulus griseus strain 17A/GY chromosome 4, alternate assembly CriGri-PICRH-1.0, whole genome shotgun sequence harbors:
- the Leo1 gene encoding RNA polymerase-associated protein LEO1 isoform X2 — encoded protein: MADMEDLFGSEAESEAERKDSDSGSDSDSDQENGASGSNASGSESDQDERDDSGQPSNKELFGDDSEEEGASHHSGSDNHSEGSDNRSEASERSDHEDNEPSDGDQHSGSEAHNDEDDEGHRSDDGSHHSEAEGSEKAQSDDEKWDREDKSDQSDDEKMQNSDDEEQEQGSDEDKLQNSDDDEEKMQNTDDEDRAQLSDDDRQQLSEEEKGNSDDEHPAASDNDDEKQNSDDEDRPQVSDEEKMQNSDDERPQASDEDRRQSDDEEEQDQKSESARGSDSEDEVLRMKRKNAIPSDSEADSDTEVPKDNNGTMDLFGGADDISSGSDGEDKPPTPGQPVDENGLPQDQQEEEPIPETRIEVEIPKVNTDLGNDLYFVKLPNFLSVEPRPFDPQYYEDEFEDEEMLDEEGRTRLKLKVENTIRWRVRRDEEGNEIKESNARIVKWSDGSMSLHLGNEVFDVYKAPLQGDHNHLFIRQGTGLQGQAVFKTKLTFRPHSTDSATHRKMTLSLADRCSKTQKIRILPMAGRDPECQRTEMIKKEEERLRASIRRESQQRRMREKQHQRGLSASYLEPDRYDEEEEGEESISLAAIKNRYKGGIREERARIYSSDSDEGSEEDKAQRLLKAKKLNSDEEGESSGKRKAEDDDKANKKHKKYVISDEEEEDD